The following are from one region of the Halolamina litorea genome:
- a CDS encoding UPF0146 family protein, with amino-acid sequence MDRTTDPLIVRRLRDADRLLEVGIGDRTGVAAGLVAAGADVRATDVVPVSVPDGVRFRVEDVTAIETPDAFHRVDVIYALNSPPDLHRPVHELARNVGAEFRFTTLGFDEPAIPVARETLTDGEQRVTLYTAEPGRSRRNSR; translated from the coding sequence ATGGACCGAACTACCGACCCACTGATCGTCCGACGGCTCCGGGATGCGGACCGCCTGCTGGAGGTCGGCATCGGCGACCGAACCGGCGTCGCCGCGGGCCTCGTCGCCGCCGGCGCCGACGTGCGCGCGACCGACGTGGTCCCGGTGTCCGTTCCCGACGGCGTCCGCTTCCGCGTCGAGGACGTGACCGCCATCGAGACCCCCGACGCGTTCCACCGCGTCGACGTGATCTACGCGCTCAACAGCCCGCCGGACCTCCACCGGCCGGTCCACGAACTGGCACGGAACGTCGGTGCCGAGTTCCGCTTCACGACGCTGGGGTTCGACGAGCCGGCGATCCCCGTGGCGCGCGAGACGCTGACTGACGGCGAACAGCGGGTCACGCTCTACACCGCCGAGCCGGGACGGAGCCGGCGGAACAGCCGGTAA
- a CDS encoding TIGR01548 family HAD-type hydrolase → MHADAVVLDVDGVLVDVADSYRRAIIETVERRHGETIERETIQRFKDAGGFNNDWELTDAAALFVIARQAGYDGDVAEFTDAIAATEERGLAGARSVLREAADRDGFDADAVEAQWDPEGVRETFQALYLGADLYRDIEGGEPPFEAPGYIHDEPVILEASTVEALQSRFSVGVLTGRPAAEADIALERAGLSVAAEHRFTMDDWDEGKPHPHALTTLAERFDAESTVFVGDTLDDVRTAVNAAEEDPSREYHGVGVLTGGLTGESGRRKYEAEGAAAVVDSVNDLPELLD, encoded by the coding sequence ATGCACGCGGACGCGGTCGTCCTCGACGTCGACGGGGTGCTCGTCGACGTGGCCGACTCCTACCGGCGGGCGATCATCGAGACGGTCGAGCGGCGCCACGGCGAGACCATCGAGCGCGAAACGATCCAGCGCTTCAAGGACGCCGGCGGCTTCAACAACGACTGGGAGCTGACCGACGCCGCGGCGCTGTTCGTCATCGCCCGGCAGGCCGGCTACGACGGCGACGTCGCCGAGTTCACCGACGCCATCGCCGCCACCGAGGAGCGCGGACTCGCGGGCGCCCGCTCGGTCCTCCGGGAGGCCGCCGACCGGGACGGGTTCGACGCCGATGCCGTCGAGGCCCAGTGGGACCCCGAGGGCGTTCGGGAGACGTTCCAGGCGCTCTACCTCGGCGCGGACCTGTACCGGGATATCGAGGGCGGTGAGCCACCGTTCGAGGCGCCGGGCTACATCCACGACGAACCGGTGATCCTCGAGGCCTCGACGGTCGAGGCGCTCCAGTCGCGCTTCTCGGTCGGGGTACTCACCGGCCGCCCGGCCGCGGAGGCCGACATCGCGCTCGAACGGGCCGGGCTCTCGGTGGCTGCGGAACACCGCTTCACGATGGACGACTGGGACGAGGGCAAACCCCACCCGCACGCCCTGACCACGCTCGCCGAGCGCTTCGACGCCGAGTCGACCGTCTTCGTCGGCGACACGCTCGACGACGTGCGGACCGCCGTCAACGCCGCCGAGGAAGACCCGTCACGCGAGTACCACGGCGTCGGCGTCCTCACGGGCGGGCTGACCGGGGAGTCGGGTCGCCGGAAGTACGAAGCCGAGGGCGCCGCGGCGGTGGTCGACTCGGTGAACGACCTGCCCGAGCTGCTCGACTGA
- a CDS encoding archaemetzincin family Zn-dependent metalloprotease, with protein sequence MHVDIVPIGPVPSRAKREASEALRSVYGCEVGVRSEQSIPEDALDRGRSQYRAERFIEVASDAGRGDKNIAITTEDIYYRQRNYVFGLAYLNGRGSVISTHRLNTSSDGGISTKPTSEVFADRIRKEVVHEMGHNFGLEHCDNSKCVMSFSPTVREVDVKEENLCGSCSRLLG encoded by the coding sequence ATGCACGTCGACATCGTTCCGATCGGACCGGTCCCGAGCCGCGCGAAACGGGAGGCGTCAGAGGCGCTTCGGTCCGTCTACGGCTGCGAAGTCGGCGTTCGAAGCGAGCAGTCCATCCCCGAGGACGCCCTCGACCGGGGCCGCAGCCAGTACCGCGCCGAGCGGTTCATCGAGGTCGCCAGCGACGCCGGGCGCGGCGACAAGAACATCGCCATCACGACCGAGGACATCTACTACCGCCAGCGCAACTACGTTTTCGGCCTCGCGTACCTCAACGGCCGCGGCTCGGTCATCTCGACGCACCGACTCAACACCTCCTCGGACGGCGGCATCTCCACCAAACCAACCTCGGAGGTGTTCGCCGACCGGATCCGCAAGGAGGTCGTCCACGAGATGGGCCACAACTTCGGCCTCGAACACTGTGACAACAGCAAGTGCGTCATGTCGTTCTCCCCGACAGTCCGCGAAGTGGACGTGAAAGAGGAGAACCTCTGCGGTTCCTGTTCCCGACTGCTCGGGTAG